The Megalopta genalis isolate 19385.01 unplaced genomic scaffold, iyMegGena1_principal scaffold0100, whole genome shotgun sequence genome window below encodes:
- the LOC117219054 gene encoding gem-associated protein 6: MERNLNFSHNIYKNDPLLFKSYVGKEVNILNKDDSAVTGIVYTVDPVSESIVLLQGCQQNHLKLVFGHVIKNIEVRSDKLHELPTLFMNPQTCLLQSTLDERKNAVVKMLRENRFPVKEKENILMIEDVLSIKPPYKPDDCISANSIILGRIQNLLSCVKI; encoded by the exons ATGGAAAGAAACTTAAATTTTTCtcacaatatttataaaaatgatcCCTTGCTGTTTAAGAGCTACGTTGGTAAGGaagtaaatattttaaataaagatGACTCAGCGGTTACTGGGATCGTTTATACGGTTGATCCGGTATCAGAAAG CATTGTGTTGTTACAAGGCTGCCAACAGAACCATTTGAAACTCGTTTTTGGGCATGTCATAAAGAATATAGAAGTTCGCTCGGATAAATTACACGAATTACCAACATTATTTATGAATCCGCAAACGTGTCTTCTTCAATCAACATTAGACGAACGGAAAAACGCAGTTGTTAAAATGCTCCGTGAAAATAGATTCCCGgttaaagagaaagagaacatCTTGATGATCGAAGATGTTCTGTCTATAAAGCCGCCGTACAAGCCCGACGACTGTATATCTGCGAACAGTATTATTTTAGGAAGAATACAAAATCTACTCTCTTGTGTAAAAATTTAA